Proteins encoded in a region of the Halococcus saccharolyticus DSM 5350 genome:
- a CDS encoding ribbon-helix-helix domain-containing protein, which translates to MRETTIRLDEELIEDLDDEADEKGMTRSAYIRQILTQRPEVSPTTAESLKERLDEVEERIGELEDG; encoded by the coding sequence ATGAGAGAGACCACGATCCGGCTGGACGAGGAGTTGATCGAGGATTTGGACGACGAGGCCGACGAGAAGGGCATGACGCGCTCGGCGTACATCCGCCAGATACTCACGCAGCGCCCCGAGGTCTCGCCCACTACTGCCGAGTCGCTAAAGGAGCGGCTGGACGAAGTGGAGGAACGGATCGGCGAGCTGGAGGACGGCTAA
- a CDS encoding MarR family winged helix-turn-helix transcriptional regulator, translating to MPRNDDPTRLQISILFGIAGLDDPSGADIADHLEGRHQNRRDAYYRNLDKLVDRGMVNKNRPDASKRENVYTLTDEGEEMVIEDMEWRQEQVLSYFD from the coding sequence ATGCCACGAAACGACGACCCCACACGACTCCAGATTAGCATCCTCTTCGGCATCGCCGGCCTCGATGATCCGTCCGGAGCGGACATTGCCGATCATCTGGAGGGCCGGCATCAGAATCGCAGAGACGCCTATTATCGCAATCTGGACAAGCTTGTCGACCGCGGCATGGTGAACAAAAACAGACCGGACGCCTCGAAGCGGGAGAACGTCTATACCCTCACGGACGAGGGCGAGGAGATGGTGATCGAGGATATGGAGTGGCGGCAGGAACAGGTACTTTCGTACTTCGACTGA
- a CDS encoding DNA cytosine methyltransferase produces MPETEADESRHCLDLFAGLGGFSAAFEDSPDWRVTTVDLNDEFDPDICADVMELQADDLPDPDLVLASPPCTDFSVACITQKWDHSERRRPKHLPEWESIAESVAIVYRTMWLVQELSPDWWFMENPQGMLGKLIGPSVGTVHYCQYGSEFKKPTQLWGRHPPMEYRKCGGAPNCHVSNAREVNTFRDESRTRAVGVDNSAERAKVPRELSENILDAVESAYQNPPPKQSLLTEAA; encoded by the coding sequence ATGCCTGAAACAGAGGCAGATGAGAGCCGTCACTGTCTCGATCTCTTCGCCGGACTCGGTGGTTTCTCGGCGGCGTTCGAGGACTCGCCCGACTGGCGCGTGACGACGGTCGACCTCAACGACGAGTTCGATCCGGACATCTGCGCGGACGTGATGGAGCTCCAGGCCGACGACCTCCCCGACCCCGACCTGGTGCTCGCGTCCCCGCCATGCACGGACTTCTCGGTTGCGTGCATCACGCAGAAGTGGGATCATAGCGAGCGACGGCGGCCGAAGCACCTACCGGAGTGGGAGAGTATCGCTGAATCCGTTGCGATCGTCTACCGGACGATGTGGCTGGTGCAGGAACTCTCCCCGGACTGGTGGTTCATGGAAAACCCGCAGGGGATGCTCGGGAAGTTGATCGGCCCTTCGGTCGGAACGGTCCACTACTGTCAGTACGGCAGCGAGTTCAAGAAACCGACCCAGTTGTGGGGTCGACACCCGCCGATGGAGTATCGGAAGTGCGGCGGCGCTCCTAACTGCCACGTCTCGAACGCACGGGAGGTCAACACGTTCCGGGACGAGAGTCGCACGCGCGCCGTGGGCGTCGACAACAGCGCCGAGCGAGCCAAGGTCCCGCGGGAGCTCTCCGAGAACATCCTCGACGCGGTGGAGTCGGCATACCAGAACCCCCCGCCGAAGCAGTCGCTACTCACGGAGGCAGCATGA
- a CDS encoding PadR family transcriptional regulator → MSDETGFQRDLLTVIAKLGDPHGLGIKEELEQHYGKEIHHGRLYPNLDDLIQRGLVEKGVVDRRTNSYELTERGRREIELDLRFREAFIDE, encoded by the coding sequence TTGAGCGACGAAACTGGTTTTCAGCGCGACCTGCTGACGGTCATCGCAAAACTCGGCGATCCCCACGGTCTCGGGATCAAAGAGGAGTTGGAGCAGCACTACGGCAAGGAGATCCACCACGGCCGGCTGTACCCGAACCTTGACGACCTGATCCAGCGCGGGCTGGTCGAGAAGGGCGTGGTCGACCGCCGGACGAACTCCTACGAGCTGACCGAGCGCGGCCGGCGCGAGATTGAACTCGACCTGCGGTTTCGGGAGGCGTTCATCGATGAGTAA